ACGACGCAGTTTATCCGCCAGCGACAATCGCTCGGCTAACTGTTGCACCACAGCATCCACGCTTTCGGCATCGCTGTGCGATGGCTGGTGCAATTGCAAGTACTGGAACACCGGCATCAAGGCCAGCGCGCTATGCTGTTGCGGTAGGTAGGCGCGTACCCTTGCCAGATCGCGCGCCGACCAGGCGGCGATCGTCTGCCCCAACAGCAGCGCCTCGCCGTCCCCCGGCTGCAATCCAGCCATTAGCGCCAGCAGCGTGCTTTTACCCGCACCATTGGGACCAATAATATGCACCAGTTCGCCGGGGCGACAGCGTAACGTCACCGACGACAAACGCCCGGCGACGCTAACGTTGTGCAGGTACAGCAACGGCTGGGCAGACACCGTTATTGCGCCAGCGCCTGCTCAATCGCTTTGATAATCGCGCCGTCATCCGGCGTCATATCCGGAGAGAAACGTGCTATCACCTCGCCACGGCGGTTAACCAGAAATTTCTCGAAGTTCCACAGGATATCGCCCGGATGAGCCGGTGCCTGCCCTTTGCTAACGCGGCGCTCGTAGAATTCGCTACCTTGTGGTCGCAGCGCCTCCGGCTGTGCCTGAATCAGCGCCTGATACAACGGGTGACGCCCGCTCCCGTTGACGTTAATTTTGCCGAACATCGGGAACTGTACGCCGAAGGTCCCGCGACAAAACGCGTTGATCTCTTCGTTGCTGCCCGGTTCCTGCCCGGCGAATTCGTTGGAAGGGAAGCCCAGTACCGCGAATCCGCGGTCACGATAGGTTTCGTACAGATTCTCCAGCGCTTCATACTGCTTGGTCAGCCCGCACTGCGAGGCGACGTTGACTACCAGCAGCACATTATTGCGCCAGTTTTCCAGTGATGCCTGACGGCCATCGATGGTTTGCAGGGGAATTGCGTATAGCGTATTGCTCATTGTCTGTTCCTTTTTCGTCAAACCGGCTTGTCCGCCGGCCTGTTCATCATTGCGGGAATTATGCATTGCGGGAATTACGCCTGATGGCGCAGCAGCAGCCAGATAAACCAGGGCGCCCCCAGCGTGGCGGTAACTACGCCAACCGGCAGTTCCGCGGTCGCCAGCAACGTGCGCGCCAGCGTATCCGCCAACATCAGCACAACGGCGCCGGCCAGTCCACACCCGGTTAATAGATAGCGCTGATCGGTCAGCCCGCACAAGCGCAAAATATGCGGGATGACCAACCCGACAAAGCCGATCACACCAGCCAGCGCCACGCTGACGCCCACCAGAACGCCCATCGCCAGCACCAGCACATTACGCCAGTAAAACACCGCGACCCCCAGTTGCCGGGCAGCCATCTCGCCCAGCGCCAGTTGATTGAGCACCCCGCCGCAGCGCGCCAGCCAGACCAGCAGCGGCAGCATCAGTAACATCAATCCGCCGTAGCGCCAGTCGACCCCGCTGAAGCTCCCCATCATCCAGTACATCAGTTGGCGCAAATCAAGGCTGGTGCTGAAATAGACCGCCCAGGTCATCAGCGCATTACAGATAATGCTCAGCGCCACCCCGATCAGCAGCAGACGCGCGTTGGATACCCCGGAGCGGGAAAAACGCAGCAGCATCAGTGTGACCAACAGCGCGCCCGCGATGGCGCACAGGCTAAGGCTCCAGACCGGCAGCAAACCTTGCCCGATCAACACCGCCAGCACCAGCGCCACGCCGGCGCCGCTGGATACGCCGAGCAGCCCCGCCTCCGCCAGCGGATTATCGAACACCGCCTGCATTACCGCGCCGCCCATCGCCAGCCCCGCCCCGACCAGCATCACCGCCAGCGTGCGCGGCAACCTGAGCTGCCAGATGAATAACGATGCGTCCGAGTCCAGCCAGTGCGTCGGCCCAATCCAGCGCTCGCCGGCGCACAGGCTCATCGCCACGCCGACCACCAGCAACAGCCATAACCCCAACAACCGCTGACGATCTCGCCTGCGCTGTTGCTGTTTCAATTGGGTATAACGCACCGGGGTTGACTGCATGGGCCGCCTG
The DNA window shown above is from Dickeya dadantii NCPPB 898 and carries:
- the btuD gene encoding vitamin B12 ABC transporter ATP-binding protein BtuD; amino-acid sequence: MSAQPLLYLHNVSVAGRLSSVTLRCRPGELVHIIGPNGAGKSTLLALMAGLQPGDGEALLLGQTIAAWSARDLARVRAYLPQQHSALALMPVFQYLQLHQPSHSDAESVDAVVQQLAERLSLADKLRRPLTQLSGGEWQRVRLAAVLLQVWPTLNPSARLLLLDEPAASLDIAQRVALDALLAELCRAGVAVIASGHDLNHTLHHADRVWLMSRGELMVQGATADVMQPEALSPVFGVAFTRYALDGRHWMLAQQE
- a CDS encoding glutathione peroxidase; translated protein: MSNTLYAIPLQTIDGRQASLENWRNNVLLVVNVASQCGLTKQYEALENLYETYRDRGFAVLGFPSNEFAGQEPGSNEEINAFCRGTFGVQFPMFGKINVNGSGRHPLYQALIQAQPEALRPQGSEFYERRVSKGQAPAHPGDILWNFEKFLVNRRGEVIARFSPDMTPDDGAIIKAIEQALAQ
- the btuC gene encoding vitamin B12 ABC transporter permease BtuC; the encoded protein is MQSTPVRYTQLKQQQRRRDRQRLLGLWLLLVVGVAMSLCAGERWIGPTHWLDSDASLFIWQLRLPRTLAVMLVGAGLAMGGAVMQAVFDNPLAEAGLLGVSSGAGVALVLAVLIGQGLLPVWSLSLCAIAGALLVTLMLLRFSRSGVSNARLLLIGVALSIICNALMTWAVYFSTSLDLRQLMYWMMGSFSGVDWRYGGLMLLMLPLLVWLARCGGVLNQLALGEMAARQLGVAVFYWRNVLVLAMGVLVGVSVALAGVIGFVGLVIPHILRLCGLTDQRYLLTGCGLAGAVVLMLADTLARTLLATAELPVGVVTATLGAPWFIWLLLRHQA